The Octopus bimaculoides isolate UCB-OBI-ISO-001 chromosome 13, ASM119413v2, whole genome shotgun sequence genome includes a window with the following:
- the LOC106879546 gene encoding zinc finger protein 99: MMGDNTVNAVKTNYHCKICGKKFFNISRYNLHKHSGEKPYHCNVCGKAFLYNSYLKAHKLAHTANKPYKCDVCGKSFKRECEVKMHKMIHTGEKPFCCEICDKTYSRCGALKYHLLVHSGERPYRCEICGKSFSSKAVLKQHRVLHTGEKLHKCDFCDKSFSRRNDLTKHKMIHTGQKPFHCEICGKMFFNDCYLKKHKMIHTGESPYHCNICGKIFAYKSILKDHQLVHTAEKPYTCDVCSKAFNRRSTLKRHIMIHTGEKPFYCEICGKTYPINSILKQHMLIHTGDKVYKCEICNTSFPRKSDLTKHKMVHTGVKPYYCNFCGKSFWNNTDLIKHKLIHIAESCASNPHQCNICDKVFARSQNLKRHKAVHTGEKPYICETCGKSFSCNDYLKNHKVVHSGEKPFSCDICGKAFSLKSNRDRHKKVHTGEKPYHCEVCNKIFAESSTLKKHKLLHSGERPYQCELCPKAYLCIRDLKKHYAIHTNNETHKCEICDKTFMHKCNLNKHYIIHAGKKPS; the protein is encoded by the coding sequence ATGATGGGAGACAATACAGTTAATGCAGTAAAGACAAATTACCATTGTAAAATTTGtggtaaaaaattttttaacatttCTCGTTATAATTTGCATAAACAttctggagaaaaaccatatcactgcaaTGTATGTGGTAAAGCGTTCTTGTATAATAGTTACTTAAAGGCACATAAGCTTGCTCATACAGCAAACAAACCGTACaaatgtgatgtttgtggtaaatctttcaaAAGAGAGTGTGAAGTAAAGATGCATAAAATgatacacacaggagagaaaccattctgCTGTGAGATTTGTGATAAAACTTACTCACGATGTGGTGCTTTGAAATACCATCTACTAGTTCATTCAGGAGAGAGACCCTACcgctgtgaaatttgtggtaaatctttctcaaGTAAGGCTGTGTTAAAGCAACACAGGGTacttcatactggagaaaaattacacaaatgtgATTTTTGTGACAAATCATTCTCAAGAAGAAATGACTTAACAAAGCATAAAATGATTCACACTGGAcagaaaccatttcattgtgaaatttgtggtaaaaTGTTCTTCAATGATTGTTACTTAAAGAAACACAAAATGATTCACACTGGAGAAAGTCCATATCATTGTAACATCTGTGGTAAAATATTTGCTTACAAAAGTATCTTAAAGGACCATCAACTTGTTCATACAGCAGAGAAACCATATACATGTGATGTGTGCAGCAAAGCTTTTAACAGACGTTCTACTCTAAAGAGGCATATAAtgattcacacaggagagaaaccattctactgtgaaatttgtggtaaaaCTTACCCAATTAACAGTATATTAAAGCAACATATGTTGATTCACACTGGAGATAaagtatataaatgtgaaatttgtAATACATCATTCCCTAGAAAAAGTGACTTAACTAAGCATAAAATGGTTCACACAGGAGTGAAACCTTACTACTGTAACTTTTGTGGTAAAAGCTTCTGGAATAATACTGACTTAATAAAGCATAAGTTGATTCACATTGCAGAATCTTGTGCTTCTAATCCACACCAGTGTAATATTTGTGATAAAGTATTTGCAAGAAGTCAAAATTTAAAGCGGCATAAAGctgttcatactggagagaaaccttacATCTGTGAAacttgtggtaaatctttctcatGCAATGATTACTTGAAGAACCATAAAGTGGTTCATAGTGGAGAGAAACCATTTagctgtgacatttgtggtaaagcattttCATTAAAATCTAACAGAGATAGACATAAAAAGgtccacactggagagaaaccataccactgtgaagtttgtaataaaatttttgcaGAAAGTTCTACCTTGAAAAAACATAAGTTACTTCATTCAGGAGAGAGGCCCTATCAGTGTGAACTTTGTCCTAAAGCCTATTTATGTATTAGAGACTTAAAGAAACATTATGCAATTCATACAAATAACGAAACACACAAATGTGAAATCTGTGATAAGACTTTTATGCATAAATGTAACTTAAATAAGCACTACATAATTCATGCAGGAAAGAAACCATCATAA